Proteins encoded together in one Acidobacteriota bacterium window:
- a CDS encoding molybdopterin-dependent oxidoreductase, with protein sequence MNSRRDFIKNTGMLVVGIAASGEVLFGGGNPFLGLPGQAAGPYPDPDFLQLDSWIVIRADNTATFFVGKTDLGQGTGTAFRQIMADELDIAYENTSCVMGSTHNTVDQGGSGGSDALQTDGYPMRRVAAEARRVLLEMASKQLGVPVSRLGVTDGVISVTEDNTTGVGSLTYGDLVGGKRFNVTLTGKNTDTTTGIAKLKPVQEMKNVGKSHPRYDVPPKVDGSLKWAVDMKAPGMVHARNVRPPFVGATLVSIDESSVKGIPGFVKVVSKGNYVAVVCEREENAIRAARQLKVEWKKPATAPFPTSDKLFEYMRAATPSSTGKPTEIGNVDTALAGAATIVEADYDVPFQGHTSIGPAHAMADPSNGQMTIYTNDMKSYGMRNGVAQFLKMPRDRVRVIWMEGPQGYGRTAADDAGFEAAYIANEIGRPVRVQWSRQEETAWDTKGPAYSFKMRGGLDAAGNVVALHYDACAADHNHVGYNEHETVLISQLMGTRKSPPSPGRASLPSDMYVIPNRKNTTRVVPLPQPFETPLRLGNLRDPDGPQVQFALESFIDELAAKAKADPVEFRLRMLQASTQDDSGFKRARSIACIKAAAEKFGWDTRPSPVVRRAGASAPADILTGRGIAYAYRSQTVVATICEVEVNKKTGRIWAKRIVVAHDCGLVINPEGLIRVLEAGTLYGLSRALHEEVTFDVEKVTSVDWNTSPTLRHEDTPERIDVVIVNGDPNPNRPDLQHYGAGETVVKPMLAAVANAVFDATGVRMRRAPFATRASSLA encoded by the coding sequence GTGAACTCCCGCCGCGACTTCATCAAGAACACCGGCATGCTCGTCGTCGGAATTGCCGCCTCAGGAGAAGTGCTTTTCGGTGGAGGCAACCCCTTCTTGGGGTTGCCTGGACAAGCGGCCGGCCCGTACCCCGACCCCGACTTCCTGCAACTCGACTCGTGGATCGTCATCCGCGCCGACAACACGGCCACCTTCTTCGTCGGCAAGACCGACCTGGGCCAGGGCACCGGCACGGCGTTCCGGCAGATCATGGCCGACGAGCTCGACATCGCATACGAGAACACCAGTTGCGTGATGGGCAGCACGCACAACACTGTCGACCAGGGTGGCTCGGGTGGATCCGATGCGCTGCAGACCGACGGCTATCCCATGCGCCGCGTCGCAGCCGAAGCGCGGCGCGTGTTGCTGGAGATGGCATCGAAGCAGCTTGGCGTGCCGGTCTCGCGACTGGGCGTCACCGACGGCGTGATCTCGGTGACAGAGGACAACACCACTGGTGTTGGCTCCCTCACCTATGGCGACCTGGTGGGCGGCAAGCGGTTCAACGTCACGCTGACCGGCAAGAACACCGACACCACCACCGGCATTGCGAAGTTGAAGCCGGTGCAGGAGATGAAGAACGTCGGCAAGTCGCATCCGCGCTACGACGTGCCGCCGAAAGTAGACGGCTCGCTCAAGTGGGCGGTGGACATGAAGGCGCCGGGCATGGTGCACGCGCGCAACGTGCGGCCGCCGTTCGTGGGCGCGACGCTCGTCAGCATCGACGAATCGTCCGTGAAGGGTATTCCCGGCTTCGTCAAGGTGGTGAGCAAGGGCAACTACGTCGCGGTGGTGTGCGAGCGGGAGGAGAACGCCATTCGCGCGGCGCGGCAGTTGAAGGTGGAGTGGAAGAAGCCGGCGACCGCGCCCTTCCCCACCTCCGACAAGCTGTTCGAGTACATGCGAGCGGCCACGCCGTCATCCACCGGCAAGCCCACTGAGATCGGCAACGTCGACACTGCCCTCGCCGGCGCCGCCACCATCGTCGAGGCCGACTACGACGTGCCATTCCAGGGTCACACTTCGATTGGTCCCGCGCATGCCATGGCGGATCCGTCGAACGGGCAGATGACCATCTACACCAACGACATGAAGTCGTATGGCATGAGGAACGGCGTGGCGCAGTTCCTGAAGATGCCGCGCGACCGCGTGCGGGTGATCTGGATGGAGGGCCCGCAGGGCTACGGCCGCACCGCGGCGGACGATGCGGGGTTTGAGGCGGCGTATATTGCGAACGAGATTGGGCGGCCGGTGAGGGTGCAGTGGAGCCGGCAGGAAGAGACGGCGTGGGACACCAAGGGTCCGGCGTATTCCTTCAAGATGCGCGGCGGCCTCGACGCGGCCGGTAACGTCGTGGCGCTGCATTACGACGCGTGCGCGGCGGACCACAATCACGTCGGCTACAACGAGCACGAAACGGTGCTCATCTCGCAGCTGATGGGCACACGCAAGTCGCCGCCCTCTCCGGGCCGCGCGTCGCTGCCGTCGGACATGTACGTCATCCCCAACCGCAAGAACACCACGCGCGTGGTGCCGTTGCCCCAGCCGTTCGAGACGCCGCTTCGCCTGGGCAACCTGCGCGACCCCGACGGCCCCCAAGTCCAGTTCGCGCTGGAGTCGTTCATCGACGAGCTCGCCGCGAAGGCAAAGGCCGATCCCGTGGAGTTCCGTCTGCGGATGCTGCAGGCCAGCACGCAGGACGACAGCGGCTTCAAGCGCGCCCGCTCCATCGCGTGTATCAAAGCCGCCGCCGAAAAGTTCGGCTGGGATACCAGGCCATCACCAGTCGTTCGGAGAGCCGGGGCTTCAGCCCCGGCTGACATCCTCACCGGCCGCGGCATCGCCTACGCCTACCGCAGCCAAACCGTCGTCGCCACCATCTGCGAGGTGGAGGTCAACAAGAAGACCGGCCGCATCTGGGCCAAGCGCATCGTCGTGGCCCACGACTGCGGCCTGGTGATCAACCCCGAGGGCCTGATTCGCGTGCTCGAAGCCGGCACCCTCTACGGCCTGAGCCGCGCGCTGCATGAAGAGGTGACGTTCGACGTCGAGAAGGTGACCAGCGTGGACTGGAACACCAGCCCAACGCTGCGCCACGAGGACACGCCGGAGCGGATTGACGTGGTGATCGTGAACGGCGACCCAAACCCGAATCGCCCCGACCTGCAGCATTACGGCGCGGGCGAGACGGTGGTGAAGCCGATGCTGGCGGCAGTGGCGAATGCGGTGTTTGATGCGACGGGTGTCAGGATGCGGCGGGCACCATTCGCGACCCGCGCATCGAGCCTGGCCTAA
- a CDS encoding (2Fe-2S)-binding protein, translating into MANITLQVNGKAHTVDVEPSTPLLYVLRNDLDLSGPKFGCGLGQCGACTVLIKGEAVRSCIRPVSQVAGQEITTLEGLAQDGKLHPLQQAWIDEQVPQCGFCQNGQILTAKALLDKTPNPTDAQIREGMNATLCRCMTYYRINKAIKLAATNMSKGAL; encoded by the coding sequence ATGGCGAACATCACCCTGCAGGTGAACGGCAAGGCGCACACGGTTGACGTCGAGCCTTCCACTCCTCTGCTGTATGTCCTCAGAAACGACCTCGACCTGTCGGGCCCCAAGTTCGGCTGCGGCCTCGGCCAGTGCGGCGCGTGCACCGTTCTGATCAAGGGCGAGGCGGTGCGCAGTTGCATCCGCCCGGTGTCGCAGGTGGCGGGCCAGGAGATCACGACCCTCGAGGGCCTGGCGCAGGACGGCAAGCTCCATCCGCTGCAACAGGCGTGGATTGACGAGCAGGTGCCGCAGTGCGGGTTCTGCCAGAACGGGCAAATCCTCACCGCCAAGGCGCTGCTCGACAAGACGCCAAACCCCACCGACGCGCAGATCCGCGAGGGCATGAACGCCACCCTCTGCCGCTGCATGACGTATTACCGGATCAACAAGGCCATCAAGCTGGCGGCGACGAACATGTCGAAGGGGGCGCTGTGA
- a CDS encoding response regulator transcription factor: MIRVILVDDHPIVRRGLKETLAAEADLAVVAEAERSEEVLAALQQHPCDVVLLDLSLPGRGGLDVLKDVRRDFPGVRVLVVSTHDESQYAVRAMRAGAAGYLTKNSAPEELVRAVRSVVSTGRHITDDVASALAEYALDDRSGFLHERLSDREHEVLRRLTAGRTVSEIAGELSLSVKTVSTYRSRMVQKLGAKSTADLVRYAIEHQLFS, encoded by the coding sequence GTGATCCGGGTCATCCTCGTTGACGACCACCCGATCGTCCGCCGCGGATTGAAAGAGACGCTGGCGGCCGAGGCGGACCTGGCCGTGGTGGCCGAAGCAGAGCGGTCGGAGGAGGTGCTCGCCGCGCTACAGCAGCACCCCTGCGACGTCGTTCTTCTCGACCTGTCGCTCCCTGGTCGCGGCGGCCTGGACGTGCTCAAGGATGTTCGGCGCGATTTTCCCGGTGTTCGCGTCCTCGTGGTGAGCACCCACGACGAGTCCCAGTACGCCGTGCGTGCCATGCGCGCGGGTGCGGCCGGCTACCTGACCAAGAACAGCGCGCCCGAGGAACTGGTCCGGGCCGTACGCTCGGTGGTCAGCACCGGCCGCCACATCACCGACGACGTGGCGTCGGCGCTGGCGGAGTACGCGCTGGACGATCGGTCCGGATTCCTGCATGAACGCCTGTCCGACCGCGAGCACGAAGTGCTGAGGCGGTTGACCGCCGGGCGAACGGTGTCCGAGATTGCCGGCGAGTTGTCTTTGAGTGTCAAGACCGTCAGCACCTACCGCAGCCGCATGGTCCAGAAGCTTGGCGCCAAGTCCACAGCGGACCTGGTCCGCTATGCCATTGAGCACCAGCTGTTCAGCTAG
- a CDS encoding DUF5655 domain-containing protein: MPESYNAKSYNPLMTGRECYHCKEWVDAGVVHDCWTTTEAALTADLSEDLREAWERLRETLAELGDQRIYASGTCIMFARETVYCFVRPRRSFLEVSVFLERALKSPHVKRVEARSKTKFANILKIAHRDAVEPPLTDWLREAYDFEGATAVKKKKATKAKRPKVSPKFLS; this comes from the coding sequence ATGCCTGAATCTTACAACGCCAAGTCGTACAATCCCTTGATGACCGGCCGGGAGTGCTATCACTGCAAGGAGTGGGTCGACGCGGGCGTGGTCCACGACTGCTGGACGACGACCGAGGCGGCGCTGACGGCCGACTTGTCCGAGGACCTGCGCGAGGCGTGGGAGCGGCTGCGCGAGACCCTGGCCGAGCTGGGCGACCAGCGCATTTATGCCTCGGGCACCTGCATCATGTTCGCGCGCGAGACGGTCTACTGCTTCGTGCGCCCAAGGCGCAGCTTCCTCGAAGTGTCGGTGTTTCTCGAACGTGCGCTGAAGTCGCCCCATGTGAAGCGGGTCGAGGCGCGCTCGAAGACCAAGTTCGCCAACATCCTGAAGATCGCGCACCGCGACGCCGTGGAACCACCCTTGACCGACTGGTTGCGCGAAGCCTACGACTTCGAGGGCGCAACGGCCGTGAAGAAGAAGAAAGCCACGAAGGCGAAGCGCCCCAAGGTGTCGCCGAAGTTCCTGAGCTAA
- a CDS encoding response regulator transcription factor produces the protein MRIIVVDDSETFRRSVKRHLAEDPAVEIVGEAADGDAALLEIDRLRPDVVLLDLYMPTIDGFSVLRHVKKHFASIRVIVLTSDASADVRQRCMTLQADAVIDKGDTGLLVLPTLWEFQ, from the coding sequence GTGAGAATAATCGTCGTCGACGACTCAGAGACATTCAGGCGCAGCGTCAAGCGCCACCTGGCCGAGGATCCGGCAGTGGAGATCGTGGGAGAAGCCGCGGACGGTGATGCCGCGTTGCTCGAGATCGACCGGCTTCGGCCAGATGTCGTGCTCCTCGACTTGTATATGCCAACGATCGACGGATTCAGCGTGCTGCGTCACGTGAAGAAACACTTCGCCTCGATCAGGGTGATCGTACTGACGAGCGATGCGTCGGCCGACGTTCGCCAACGCTGCATGACCCTGCAGGCTGACGCGGTGATCGACAAGGGCGATACGGGTCTGCTGGTTTTGCCGACGCTGTGGGAGTTCCAATGA
- a CDS encoding heme-binding protein, translated as MTRATSVRLMPALLLMGVIGFTASPQAQAPAAPAAATQKPAPPAPQALTYEMAVQVIDAAEAEARKNNWNVTIVVTDAVGTPVVLRRITGASARSYDIAMRKAATVVAAKMTTAEYGAKMKEKAVTEVPNGITFAGGVPIMRGEEFLGAVGTSGVTAAQDEIISKAGAGVIK; from the coding sequence ATGACCCGCGCGACCTCCGTACGACTGATGCCTGCCCTGCTGCTGATGGGCGTGATTGGCTTTACCGCGTCCCCCCAGGCCCAGGCCCCGGCGGCCCCTGCCGCGGCGACGCAGAAGCCGGCCCCGCCCGCACCGCAGGCGCTGACCTATGAAATGGCCGTGCAGGTGATCGATGCCGCCGAAGCCGAAGCCCGCAAGAACAACTGGAACGTGACCATTGTCGTCACCGACGCCGTGGGCACCCCGGTGGTGCTGCGCCGGATCACCGGCGCCAGCGCGCGCTCGTACGACATCGCCATGCGCAAGGCCGCCACGGTGGTGGCCGCGAAGATGACCACGGCGGAGTACGGCGCGAAGATGAAGGAGAAGGCCGTCACCGAAGTGCCCAATGGCATCACCTTCGCCGGCGGCGTGCCGATCATGCGCGGTGAGGAGTTCCTCGGTGCAGTGGGCACGAGCGGCGTGACCGCCGCGCAGGACGAGATCATCTCGAAGGCCGGCGCCGGCGTCATCAAATAA
- a CDS encoding ATP-binding protein, whose protein sequence is MTAPDLAAAEYATSIVDTVRAPLVLLSEDLRVVTANASFFAGFGGSLESVQGRRLTETGDGKWDVPALRSCLEEVLPERLEVRDFEVVQPGPAGRSRTLLLNARQLQHAGGAVQMILVAIEDVTERHRLARELAEAMRELGARNRELQDFASVASHDLQEPLRKIQAFSGRLTNACGEALPAEARDYLARIQSAAGRMSVLINDLLSLTRVLTRGQTFTGVDLQEVANGVLTDLEETIARAGARVTTRAMAAVDADPTQMRQLLQNMIGNAIKFRGPGPCEVEVFCESGSESCRLTVEDNGIGFDQKYAERIFDPFRRLHLRGEFEGTGIGLALCRRIMERHGGSIHAESRPEGGARFIATFPNSRVQL, encoded by the coding sequence ATGACTGCTCCAGACCTTGCCGCAGCGGAATACGCCACCAGCATCGTCGACACGGTTCGCGCGCCGTTGGTGCTGCTGAGCGAGGACCTGCGCGTGGTCACGGCCAACGCGTCCTTCTTCGCCGGCTTCGGCGGCAGCCTCGAGAGCGTGCAAGGGCGCCGACTCACGGAGACTGGCGATGGGAAATGGGACGTGCCGGCGCTCAGGTCCTGCCTGGAAGAGGTCCTGCCCGAGCGCCTGGAGGTCCGGGATTTCGAAGTGGTACAACCGGGCCCTGCCGGGCGGTCACGCACCCTGCTGCTGAATGCCCGCCAGCTTCAGCACGCCGGCGGCGCCGTCCAGATGATCCTGGTGGCAATCGAGGACGTGACCGAACGCCACCGCCTGGCCCGTGAGTTGGCCGAGGCCATGCGTGAACTCGGGGCGCGCAACCGCGAGTTGCAGGACTTTGCCTCGGTCGCTTCGCACGACCTGCAAGAGCCCTTGCGCAAGATCCAGGCGTTTTCTGGGCGGCTGACCAATGCCTGCGGCGAGGCCCTGCCGGCCGAAGCGCGCGATTACCTGGCGCGCATCCAAAGCGCGGCCGGCCGCATGAGCGTGCTGATCAACGACCTGCTGAGCCTGACGCGGGTGTTGACCCGCGGCCAGACGTTCACGGGCGTGGACCTGCAGGAGGTCGCCAACGGCGTGCTGACCGACCTTGAAGAGACGATCGCTCGTGCCGGCGCCCGTGTCACGACCCGCGCCATGGCCGCGGTTGACGCCGATCCCACGCAGATGCGCCAGTTGCTGCAGAACATGATCGGCAACGCGATCAAGTTTCGGGGCCCCGGTCCCTGCGAGGTTGAGGTGTTCTGCGAGTCGGGGTCCGAAAGCTGCCGGCTCACGGTGGAGGACAACGGCATCGGGTTCGATCAGAAATACGCCGAGCGCATCTTCGATCCGTTCCGGCGGCTGCATCTCCGCGGCGAGTTCGAAGGCACCGGCATCGGGCTGGCGCTCTGCCGTCGCATCATGGAGCGTCACGGCGGCAGCATTCACGCCGAGAGCCGTCCCGAGGGCGGCGCCCGGTTCATCGCCACCTTTCCCAATTCGCGAGTACAACTATGA
- a CDS encoding PAS domain S-box protein produces MEPSDLAAHRPATTGDSSDDAIVGQDLDSWITSWDKNAERLFGYSSAEVLGRSISVLIPSERWPEEGILVSRIKRGERVEPFETVRRARSGQLLDVIISASPVRDDAGAIVGVSKRFRDITGNTAALAMAERQRQQLTAQLEDERARLVEAQSVAKVGSWHTDLSTMVVTWSAETYRMFETSPAEFDNSHQAFLSYVHPDDRISVDTALTQSMARTEPTAVQHRILLPDGRIKFVEERWVVSHDNDARPVRALGTCRDITEQKHFESRIQHLNRVYAVLSAINHTIARERDVSAMLAEACRIIVETGEFKMAWVALPGANGQLGIAAHAGAAPDTLDLLARCLHEAATDGHPFRPHDAYVTGLRLVLDDLISAPPPPTAWAAELRRASMARGYRAMAALPLVTEGEVLGSLNIHAGERYAFDDEELGLLENLAGDIAFALTAYRRQAEQQLTDAALRTSEARLRESLSELHDVSTRLNDAREQEHARMARDIHDHLGQALTALKLDVAEVKRRLKAGDQKAVGDRLDEMAGLIDGAVNDVRRVAAELRPVVLDDLGFVMAIKAYLLDVERRSGLQCVLTTELVDLPIATDRATALFRILQEALTNVIRHAGARRVHVALSANDDSARLVIHDDGCGIPAAERRNPRAIGLVGMRDRARLFGGSVTVAGGPGEGTTVVAALPLVEYPA; encoded by the coding sequence GTGGAGCCCTCGGACCTCGCGGCACACCGGCCGGCGACGACTGGGGACTCGTCCGATGACGCGATCGTTGGCCAGGACCTCGACAGCTGGATCACGTCGTGGGACAAGAACGCCGAGCGGCTGTTCGGATACTCATCAGCCGAGGTTCTCGGCCGCTCCATCTCTGTTCTCATCCCTTCAGAACGGTGGCCCGAAGAGGGCATCCTGGTGTCGCGGATCAAGCGCGGTGAGCGAGTCGAACCGTTCGAGACGGTCCGGAGGGCCCGAAGCGGTCAACTGCTGGACGTGATCATTTCCGCTTCGCCTGTCCGCGACGACGCGGGCGCGATCGTCGGCGTGTCGAAGCGGTTTCGCGACATCACCGGGAACACCGCTGCGCTCGCGATGGCCGAACGCCAGCGGCAACAGCTGACCGCGCAGCTGGAAGACGAGCGCGCCCGGCTGGTGGAAGCGCAGTCGGTCGCCAAGGTGGGCAGCTGGCACACCGACCTGTCCACCATGGTCGTGACCTGGTCGGCCGAGACGTATCGCATGTTCGAGACGAGCCCCGCCGAATTCGACAATAGCCACCAGGCGTTTCTCAGCTACGTCCATCCCGACGATCGCATCAGCGTCGATACGGCGCTGACCCAATCCATGGCACGGACAGAGCCTACCGCCGTCCAACATCGCATCCTGTTGCCCGATGGCCGCATCAAGTTCGTCGAGGAACGATGGGTGGTGTCGCATGACAACGACGCGCGCCCGGTTCGAGCCCTGGGCACCTGCCGGGACATCACCGAGCAGAAGCACTTCGAATCCCGCATCCAGCATCTGAACCGGGTCTACGCCGTCCTCAGCGCGATCAATCACACCATCGCCCGCGAGCGAGACGTGAGCGCGATGCTGGCGGAGGCCTGCCGGATCATCGTCGAGACGGGCGAGTTCAAAATGGCCTGGGTGGCCTTGCCTGGCGCCAATGGCCAGCTTGGCATTGCCGCGCACGCCGGCGCGGCGCCCGATACGCTCGACCTGCTGGCCCGATGTCTTCACGAGGCTGCCACCGACGGCCATCCGTTCCGGCCACATGACGCCTATGTCACGGGCCTTCGGCTGGTCCTCGATGACCTCATCAGCGCACCGCCGCCGCCGACTGCGTGGGCGGCCGAACTTCGCCGCGCGTCGATGGCTCGCGGCTACCGGGCCATGGCGGCCCTGCCGTTGGTGACCGAGGGCGAAGTTCTCGGCTCGCTGAACATCCACGCCGGCGAGCGCTATGCGTTTGACGACGAGGAGCTGGGGTTGCTGGAGAATCTGGCCGGCGACATCGCTTTCGCGCTGACCGCCTATCGACGCCAGGCCGAGCAGCAGCTGACCGATGCCGCCCTGCGAACGAGCGAAGCGCGCCTGCGCGAGTCGCTCAGCGAGCTCCACGACGTATCAACCCGTCTCAATGATGCGCGCGAACAGGAACACGCGCGCATGGCCCGCGACATCCACGATCACCTTGGCCAGGCGCTGACAGCCCTCAAGCTGGATGTCGCCGAGGTGAAGCGCCGCCTCAAGGCCGGCGATCAGAAGGCGGTCGGCGATCGGCTGGACGAGATGGCGGGCCTGATCGATGGCGCCGTCAACGACGTCCGCCGGGTGGCTGCTGAACTGCGGCCGGTCGTGCTCGACGACCTGGGCTTCGTGATGGCGATCAAGGCCTATTTGCTCGACGTGGAGCGGCGCAGTGGCCTGCAGTGCGTCTTGACCACTGAGCTGGTCGATCTGCCGATTGCCACCGATCGAGCCACGGCGCTGTTCCGCATCCTGCAGGAGGCGCTGACCAACGTCATTCGCCACGCCGGGGCCCGGCGCGTGCACGTCGCCCTCAGTGCTAATGACGACAGCGCGCGCCTGGTCATTCACGATGACGGGTGCGGCATTCCCGCCGCGGAACGCCGCAACCCGCGGGCTATAGGCCTGGTCGGCATGCGCGATCGTGCGCGGTTGTTCGGAGGCAGCGTCACGGTGGCCGGCGGTCCCGGCGAGGGCACGACCGTGGTCGCCGCCCTGCCGCTCGTGGAGTACCCCGCGTGA
- a CDS encoding DUF1801 domain-containing protein: MRDYIASKPKESRASLEAVRRAILKGLPNAEEGLAYQMPAYTLNGVGVLYFAGWQSHYSLYPASDAMVEAFGKDLAPYERSSKGTLKFPLSEPVPVRLIERIAKFRARQVTTRDGGTGRRKGGREGQVDRIRRLCATLPSAFEKMSHGTPCFFVEQGKDCFAMFAEHHRDDGRLAVWVPVADGLASLMIEESPGVYFNPPYVGTAGWVGILLDQIADDALESHLREARRIITSKRKPARKRRGGM; this comes from the coding sequence GTGCGGGATTACATCGCGTCGAAGCCGAAAGAATCTCGAGCCAGCCTGGAAGCGGTGCGCCGGGCGATTCTCAAGGGGCTTCCGAATGCGGAAGAAGGGCTGGCCTATCAAATGCCGGCCTATACGCTGAACGGCGTCGGCGTGCTGTATTTCGCCGGGTGGCAGTCGCACTACTCGCTCTATCCCGCGAGCGATGCGATGGTCGAGGCGTTCGGCAAAGACCTGGCGCCATACGAACGCAGCAGCAAGGGGACGCTCAAGTTCCCGTTGTCTGAGCCCGTGCCGGTCCGCCTGATCGAGCGAATCGCGAAGTTCCGAGCCCGGCAAGTCACCACGCGCGACGGGGGCACGGGCCGGCGCAAAGGCGGACGGGAAGGACAGGTCGATCGGATCCGCCGCCTCTGCGCCACGCTTCCCAGCGCGTTCGAGAAGATGTCGCACGGCACGCCCTGCTTCTTCGTCGAGCAGGGCAAGGACTGCTTCGCGATGTTTGCCGAACACCACCGGGACGATGGCCGGCTGGCGGTGTGGGTGCCGGTGGCCGACGGCCTGGCGTCGCTGATGATCGAAGAATCGCCCGGCGTCTATTTCAACCCGCCGTACGTCGGCACCGCGGGGTGGGTGGGCATCCTGCTCGATCAGATCGCGGATGACGCGCTCGAGAGCCACCTGCGCGAGGCTCGGCGGATCATCACGTCCAAGCGGAAGCCCGCGCGCAAACGGCGCGGCGGCATGTAG
- a CDS encoding DUF3891 family protein: protein MIVRPAEAGCVLITQPDHAQLARRIMEHCVSLVENPRRNAILRAIGDHDDGWRELDEEPTVDMRTGDVVDFIHAPVSVRQGVWPRAVAGLADDPWAAALVASHALFAYDRFRSDAAWAGFFAGLEKSRAALLRESGGSPEQLEADYAFLRLGDLISLAFCTGGVSAQPFRDWTVQLVGPRVVVTPGIFGGAPVTFEVRARAVRPPFESDAELREELGRSVTALLQGEAA from the coding sequence ATGATTGTCAGGCCCGCTGAGGCCGGCTGCGTGTTGATCACCCAGCCGGACCACGCTCAACTCGCGCGCCGCATCATGGAGCACTGCGTGTCGCTCGTGGAGAACCCGCGGCGCAACGCGATCCTGCGCGCCATTGGGGACCATGACGATGGGTGGCGCGAGCTGGACGAGGAGCCGACGGTCGACATGCGGACCGGCGACGTCGTGGATTTCATCCACGCGCCAGTCAGCGTGCGCCAGGGCGTCTGGCCGCGGGCCGTCGCGGGGCTGGCCGACGACCCTTGGGCGGCGGCGCTCGTCGCCAGTCACGCCCTGTTTGCCTATGACCGCTTCCGCAGCGATGCGGCATGGGCCGGGTTCTTTGCCGGCCTCGAGAAGTCCCGGGCCGCGTTGCTGCGCGAGAGCGGCGGATCGCCCGAACAACTCGAGGCCGACTACGCGTTCCTGCGGCTCGGCGATCTGATCTCGCTCGCGTTTTGCACCGGCGGCGTGTCGGCCCAGCCCTTCCGTGACTGGACCGTGCAGTTAGTCGGCCCCCGAGTCGTCGTGACGCCAGGCATCTTTGGCGGCGCGCCGGTCACCTTCGAGGTGCGGGCCAGGGCGGTGCGCCCGCCGTTCGAGAGCGACGCGGAACTGCGTGAGGAGTTGGGGCGATCGGTGACGGCGCTTCTTCAGGGTGAAGCAGCCTGA
- a CDS encoding carboxypeptidase-like regulatory domain-containing protein, translating to MIGVIVSIAQLLCSGAQSSYLGCDTLPLREGTAGIHGGVLDALSANPIADLEVLLFEVDAGGVRGPGPRPRSAVTRTDAAGRFSVSQIGAGSYRVRVTGKTHQPICFGGSREEPERCEGIPVDDNQICDVVIFARPAAIIRGRIIGHDGRPMPDASVSTMCLGPEQCLEHTKSDADGRFEIGGIPPGEVALSADFPAGTGGAERAYYPGVWEIDETQPIAVIAGQPVNIDFRLPRAVMGSISARVVGPEGYRLDRFELSQSDQSMQALDGPVVRVDNLREGRYLLHALGSADGKQYAGFKQVDVSEGPVEVFIQLEAAGLINGRIIAEEVGVPLLDGSGISAWWLLDDDVVGAVRVDVSADGSFYFGNIFGERIFKVGLAKGWRVVSIRADGKDVTDDVLHVAPGSRTQLTITVGRQ from the coding sequence ATGATTGGCGTCATCGTCTCCATCGCGCAGCTGCTTTGTTCCGGGGCGCAATCCTCGTATTTGGGGTGCGATACGTTGCCCCTGCGGGAGGGTACAGCGGGGATCCATGGCGGCGTCCTCGACGCGCTGTCGGCGAATCCCATTGCCGATCTCGAAGTCCTTCTCTTCGAAGTCGACGCGGGAGGCGTTCGCGGTCCGGGACCGCGTCCGCGAAGTGCTGTCACACGCACCGACGCTGCCGGAAGATTCTCAGTCAGCCAGATCGGCGCGGGCTCATATCGAGTACGGGTGACCGGCAAGACCCACCAGCCGATTTGCTTCGGTGGCTCCCGTGAGGAGCCTGAACGATGTGAGGGAATCCCCGTTGACGATAATCAAATCTGTGACGTGGTCATCTTCGCTCGTCCCGCCGCGATCATCAGGGGCCGCATCATCGGTCACGACGGTCGCCCAATGCCCGATGCCTCTGTGAGCACCATGTGTCTGGGTCCGGAGCAATGTCTGGAACACACGAAGTCGGATGCCGACGGTCGATTCGAAATAGGGGGGATTCCACCAGGCGAGGTCGCCCTGTCAGCAGACTTCCCCGCCGGTACCGGTGGTGCCGAGCGTGCTTACTACCCGGGCGTTTGGGAGATCGACGAGACACAGCCAATTGCCGTAATCGCCGGGCAACCGGTCAATATCGACTTCCGGCTACCAAGAGCCGTGATGGGATCGATTAGCGCTCGGGTCGTTGGGCCGGAAGGGTATCGCCTCGATCGATTTGAATTGTCGCAGTCAGACCAGTCGATGCAAGCGCTGGATGGCCCGGTCGTGAGAGTCGACAACCTTCGAGAAGGGCGGTATCTCCTCCACGCGCTCGGCAGCGCTGACGGCAAGCAATACGCGGGATTCAAGCAGGTCGACGTCTCTGAGGGCCCTGTCGAGGTATTCATCCAGCTCGAAGCGGCTGGCCTGATCAATGGACGCATCATTGCGGAGGAGGTTGGCGTTCCGCTGTTGGATGGTAGCGGCATCTCGGCGTGGTGGTTGCTCGATGACGATGTGGTCGGCGCAGTCCGTGTCGACGTTTCCGCCGACGGCTCTTTTTACTTTGGCAATATCTTCGGGGAGCGCATATTCAAAGTCGGTTTGGCCAAAGGGTGGCGCGTCGTCAGCATCCGTGCGGATGGAAAGGACGTTACTGATGACGTGTTGCACGTCGCACCGGGATCGCGCACCCAGTTAACGATTACCGTCGGTCGTCAATAG